In Carassius gibelio isolate Cgi1373 ecotype wild population from Czech Republic chromosome B2, carGib1.2-hapl.c, whole genome shotgun sequence, a single genomic region encodes these proteins:
- the LOC127950953 gene encoding sterile alpha motif domain-containing protein 9, which translates to MSRKTTLPHLVEDWTKEHVHYWLTEVLKVDKKYADKLYDEDVSGEALVCYQPSDLHYLGIKHGPAVMITNRLKELKQPNGSDSASPEHSQMQQKKDGLDPSDPTDPTEEIQDLSTDQTQISKHTVKKLKTKSSKKGKSKKSHKSNVNKDSMDMITSIDCQTKEVLKPAASQEKMLEETSSHSTSKESELREAAGLKTLVMSADKTDNENIKRKPGQHSCSLYPFDRNAASHRYIQNYTLPPETGPDNLIDPVHEYKFMGRTSDIHTIKKKFNKEVFRFAAGCMNKRTNGTIHFGVADSKDSQYAHAEIIGVGVDDKDTIIDHFNQGIKSYFDEHTDEAKQCIRQPRFVEVLCPDSTLSGKYVIEVDVVPSHSIVHGKLFDVQTLDEENQWKKSKGKSLFIRDGAATRDIYKIGNPKELHDELTRMNVQVKVLDNRRKEVENKTKNKGTSNQGEKLKNLLTCGGSRLGHYDYYIIVTNKSHPEQLQHLQFMTTLKLFCVLDFDPDSVKNGSCHNYTCDRIANLHRPNQLHGDPAAIVQKLTLYKQTSWVFCNGREDLDNPEDKPLRPSEWLIDNARQIQDMITFICNPYILPRGHFLVIFLLLSTVEAMNDPIFDTFVSFYKNLGGTENILSICTSNASFQKWRDFIQARCEHDISQRSIYDLELSEINGTILKLAQNKPHAERLLPSAEGSSVILQQKDEDLMPSLEVLCENECENVFDENSQEFQEFQIKTEAEFYRGDKVKWWNFYFSEKNSAKPFIKRDKYDQLKRIIESKTKNPTSTCVMVNLFHHPGCGGTTLAMHVMWNLRKDFRCAVLKDNTASKHDVAQQVAYLVRCGKNETSRTTPLLLLVDDSEETENTEELQHCTRKTLNEISPSALVVVLNCLRSKTPKVRFSNSVIESQYITATLSKEEMDAFENKLKELQETHEKPENFYSFMIMKSNFSQEYVANVARNILKDLDIEKKQAQLLSILALLNSYVADSAISVSLCEDFLGIKRNLWGKQTVLDEMEPQSCLLIEFEAEECGVYKAIRFVHQRIATECVKELEDTHKVTRYDIVQNLLHFDLFFKSGIGKDNLLQSVKNMLITRQRKAEGDEKDTLFSLLIEDINTQNEGLKKIQNIFTEASRRFDKDFVIPQALARHFYLNEKNFALAKDWAHTAKTIKENSYTLDTVGQVSRSELKHKIDFKKQENKKLTPDDLKECLDLAHAAIKAFQRAQILAKTDDIPDLEETLHRKPNTYNISGYMSEIDIAMTVFDIVRGLPLFKEGDSMKDHYIQQFFKDKISIKNIPIFQNDTNKKLVDILMEHEPFLVSLKTQVDKAFDFLEVFFTYTREKGIVDKEKQFKNREKLSDHFKKYISLFCSSSEERLNEKKCKPKLSMNMEIEECRMFLEENRANNFPRILQFLEFRKNMIEQIVEKHSFIFKNCVTKSLKDKTNHLLAHIILKLNKPKSPFAKTQKELTDLLKELLQEAGTQHPHPEPYYLALLLLWPGKNGTDPRIATYVDMLKKSSRKQLLHIFRVRNPIAHFYLGKSNGLERLVSKANLDSDFITVRGRNVLWQNADIFKEQAIKDKLLRVNGMMELGELYAEYGKMRIPVRRTYLGGLRSGHSTERVTFYIGFAIDGPLAYDIQYADMRVDT; encoded by the coding sequence ATGAGTCGAAAAACAACACTTCCACATCTAGTTGAGGATTGGACAAAAGAGCATGTACATTACTGGTTAACGGAAGTACTGAAAGTGGATAAAAAATATGCAGACAAGTTATATGATGAAGATGTATCAGGGGAAGCACTAGTTTGCTACCAGCCCAGTGATCTGCATTACCTTGGCATTAAGCATGGTCCAGCTGTTATGATCACCAACAGATTAAAGGAGTTAAAACAGCCTAATGGATCAGACTCTGCATCCCCTGAACATTCCCAAATGCAGCAAAAAAAGGATGGGTTAGATCCAAGTGATCCAACTGATCCAACTGAGGAAATTCAAGACCTTTCAACAGATCAaacacaaatatctaaacatacagtgaaaaaattgaaaacaaaatcaaGCAAAAAAGGAAAATCTAAGAAAAGCCATAAATCAAACGTTAATAAAGATTCAATGGATATGATCACAAGTATTGACTGCCAGACAAAAGAAGTATTAAAACCGGCCGCTTCCCAAGAAAAAATGCTTGAAGAAACTTCCAGTCATTCAACCTCCAAAGAAAGTGAACTAAGGGAGGCAGCTGGCCTTAAAACACTGGTTATGAGTGCAGACAAAACTGATAATGAAAATATCAAAAGAAAGCCTGGGCAACACTCATGTAGTCTCTATCCATTTGATCGCAATGCTGCCTCTCATCGGTACATTCAGAACTATACTTTACCACCAGAGACAGGACCAGACAATCTGATTGATCCAGTTCATGAGTATAAGTTCATGGGCAGAACAAGTGATATTCACACAATAAAGAAGAAGTTCAATAAAGAAGTGTTTCGCTTTGCTGCTGGGTGTATGAACAAACGCACAAATGGAACCATCCACTTTGGTGTAGCAGACTCCAAAGATTCTCAATATGCTCATGCTGAGATTATTGGGGTCGGTGTTGACGACAAGGACACCATCATTGATCACTTTAATCAGggtattaaatcatattttgatGAACACACAGATGAAGCAAAGCAATGCATCAGACAACCACGCTTTGTTGAAGTGCTCTGCCCTGACAGCACACTCTCTGGCAAATATGTCATAGAGGTGGATGTTGTTCCATCCCACAGCATAGTTCATGGTAAACTATTTGATGTCCAAACTCTGGATGAGGAAAATCAATGGAAGAAGAGCAAAGGAAAATCACTTTTCATCAGAGATGGAGCTGCAACCAGAGATATCTATAAAATTGGTAATCCAAAAGAGTTGCATGACGAGCTGACTCGAATGAATGTCCAAGTGAAAGTTCTGGACAACAGGAGGAAGGAAgtagaaaataaaactaaaaacaaggGCACATCAAACCAGGGGGAAAAGCTGAAGAATCTGTTGACATGTGGAGGAAGCAGATTGGGTCATTATGATTACTACATAATTGTAACAAACAAAAGTCACCCTGAACAACTCCAGCATCTTCAGTTCATGACAACACTGAAATTGTTCTGTGTGTTGGACTTTGATCCAGACTCTGTAAAAAATGGGTCTTGCCACAATTACACATGTGATAGAATTGCAAATCTTCACAGACCTAACCAGCTCCACGGAGACCCAGCAGCAATTGTGCAAAAGCTAACTTTGTACAAACAAACAAGCTGGGTATTTTGTAATGGCAGAGAAGACCTTGACAATCCAGAAGACAAACCACTCAGACCGAGTGAATGGTTAATAGACAATGCACGACAAATACAAGACATGATCACATTCATCTGCAACCCATACATTCTTCCTAGAGGACATTTTTTAGTCATATTCCTTCTCCTCTCCACTGTTGAAGCCATGAATGATCCTATTTTTGACACATTTGTGTCCTTTTATAAAAACCTTGGCGGTACAGAGAACATCTTAAGTATATGCACTTCCAATGCTTCCTTTCAAAAATGGAGGGATTTCATTCAAGCCAGATGTGAACATGACATCAGCCAACGGAGTATATATGACCTGGAGCTCAGTGAAATCAATGGGACAATACTGAAACTGGCACAGAACAAGCCACATGCTGAGAGGCTTCTTCCATCTGCTGAAGGAAGTTCAGTGATTCTCCAACAGAAGGATGAGGACCTTATGCCTTCTCTTGAAGTACTCTGTGAAAATGAGTGTGAGAATGTCTTTGATGAGAATAGTCAAGAATTTCAAGAATTTCAAATTAAAACAGAAGCTGAATTCTATAGAGGCGACAAAGTGAAATGGTGGAATTTCTATTTCTCTGAAAAAAATTCAGCAAAACCATTCATAAAACGGGACAAATATGATCAACTCAAACGTATAATTGAATCTAAAACCAAAAATCCAACAAGCACATGTGTCATGGTGAATCTTTTTCATCATCCTGGTTGCGGAGGCACCACATTAGCCATGCATGTAATGTGGAATCTGAGAAAAGACTTCCGTTGTGCAGTTCTGAAGGACAACACAGCTTCCAAACATGACGTAGCACAACAAGTTGCCTACTTGGTAAGGTGTGGAAAGAATGAGACTTCACGGACAACACCATTACTTTTATTAGTAGATGACTCTGAAGAGACCGAAAACACAGAGGAACTTCAGCACTGTACACGGAAAACTCTAAACGAAATATCTCCCAGTGCACTcgttgttgttttaaattgtttacGTTCAAAAACCCCAAAAGTGAGATTCTCAAACAGTGTCATTGAGAGTCAGTACATTACAGCAACTTTATCTAAAGAAGAAATGGACGCTTTCGAGAATAAACTAAAGGAACTGCAAGAAACACATGAAAAACCAGAGAATTTCTACAGTTTCATGATCATGAAATCAAACTTCAGTCAAGAGTATGTTGCAAATGTTGCTCGTAATATTCTCAAAGATCTtgacattgaaaaaaaacaagcacaacTTCTTTCAATACTGGCATTATTGAATTCCTATGTGGCTGATTCAGCCATTTCCGTGTCACTGTGTGAAGACTTTCTGGGCATTAAAAGGAATTTATGGGGGAAGCAAACAGTTTTGGATGAAATGGAACCCCAGTCATGCTTGCTGATTGAGTTTGAAGCTGAAGAATGTGGAGTGTACAAAGCAATCCGTTTTGTTCACCAACGTATTGCAACTGAGTGTGTCAAGGAGTTGGAAGATACACACAAAGTCACAAGATATGACATAGTCCAAAATTTGTTGCATTTtgacttatttttcaaaagtgGAATAGGAAAAGATAACCTCCTACAGTCAGTGAAAAACATGCTAATCACTCGACAACGCAAGGCAGAAGGTGACGAGAAAGACACACTGTTTTCACTTTTAATAGAGGACATCAATACACAGAATGAAGGACTGAAAAAAATCCAGAACATCTTTACAGAAGCATCAAGACGATTTGATAAGGACTTTGTAATTCCTCAAGCTTTAGCAAGACATTTCTATCTTAATGAAAAAAACTTTGCTTTAGCAAAGGATTGGGCACACACAGCCAAAACCATCAAAGAGAATTCATACACCCTCGATACAGTTGGGCAAGTTTCTAGAAGTGAGCTAAAACATAAAATTGACTTCAAAAAGCAAGAGAACAAGAAACTCACACCTGATGACCTGAAAGAGTGTCTGGACTTAGCTCATGCAGCAATAAAAGCTTTCCAGAGGGCTCAAATTTTAGCAAAGACAGATGATATTCCTGATCTGGAAGAGACACTTCATAGGAAACCCAACACTTACAACATATCTGGATACATGAGTGAGATTGACATTGCTATGACAGTCTTTGACATTGTGAGGGGACTGCCACTGTTTAAAGAAGGGGATTCCATGAAAGATCATTATATTCAGCAGTTTTTCAAAgataaaatatctataaaaaacaTTCCCATATTCCAGAATGATACAAACAAAAAACTGGTTGATATTCTTATGGAGCATGAACCATTCCTTGTTTCTTTGAAGACACAAGTAGACAAAGCCTTTGACTTCCTTGAAGTTTTCTTCACTTACACAAGAGAAAAGGGCATTGTTGACAAAGAAAAGCAGTTTAAGAACAGGGAAAAACTCTCAGATCACTTCAAAAAGTACATCTCCCTGTTTTGCTCTTCATCTGAGGAAAGattaaatgagaaaaaatgtAAACCAAAACTCAGCATGAACATGGAAATTGAGGAATGCCGAATGTTCCTAGAGGAAAACAGAGCAAACAATTTCCCAAGAATTCTTCAGTTTCTGGAGTTCAGAAAAAACATGATAGAACAAATTGTTGAAAAACATTCCTTTATATTCAAGAACTGTGTTACCAAATCTCTCAAGGACAAAACAAACCATCTGCTTGCCCACATAATTCTAAAGCTGAATAAACCTAAATCACCGTTTGCAAAAACCCAAAAAGAACTCACTGATCTCTTGAAAGAACTTTTGCAAGAAGCTGGAACACAGCATCCACATCCAGAGCCTTACTACCTTGCACTATTGTTGCTGTGGCCTGGAAAAAATGGCACTGACCCCCGAATAGCTACATATGTGGACATGCTAAAAAAATCCTCCAGAAAGCAACTCTTACACATTTTCAGAGTCAGAAACCCAATTGCTCACTTCTATCTGGGGAAGTCTAATGGATTAGAAAGACTGGTTTCTAAAGCCAACCTTGACAGCGACTTCATTACAGTAAGAGGCCGTAACGTTCTGTGGCAAAATGCTGATATTTTTAAGGAACAGGCCATTAAAGACAAGCTCCTCAGAGTTAATGGCATGATGGAGCTTGGTGAGCTTTATGCTGAGTATGGAAAGATGAGGATCCCTGTCCGCCGCACATATCTTGGAGGACTAAGAAGTGGTCACAGTACAGAGAGGGTGACTTTTTACATTGGCTTTGCTATTGACGGTCCACTCGCCTATGACATTCAGTATGCAGACATGAGGGTCGATACATGA
- the LOC127951574 gene encoding WD repeat-containing protein 47, with translation MTAEEIINVKEVEIIKVMLDFLNSRKLHISMLALEKESGVINGLYSDDMLFLRQLILDGQWDEVLQFIQPLEGLDKFDRKRFRYIVSKQKFLEALCVNNAMSAEDEPQHLELTMQEAVKCLHALEEFCPSKDDYSKLCLLLTLPRLTNHAEFKDWNPSTARVQCFEEACGMVAEFIPADRKLGEAGFRASSNRLFQLLIKGLLYECCVEFCQSKATGEEITESEILLGIDMLCGNGCDDLDLSLLSWLQNLSPSAFSCAFEQKMLDIHVDRLVKPAKATYADLLTPLISKLSPYPASPLRRPQSADTYMTRSLNPALDGLSYGLSGQDKRAAGTDGGKTSPMSHSFANFQHLNRSVMMENSGCHSIFEESPESSRTETPSDKMMSSPGPQNSRPVSAPGQDAPAPGSEEKNELRDSTEQFQEYYRQRLRVQQHLEQKQQQRELYQQMLQEGGVQQHEAPPTAKHNLTETFLTRSIQRLEELNVGMDDLGEEVQALSQQCNGGSNNKSVVRDTSATPQTQEGCGGTSDVVTSTPQRSVGQAACPPPSQSPVLSQSSQRDKTGHDDSSLTCSKGPEKDKSKARFVMVNTLEDTQAVRAVAFHPTGTMYAVGSNSKMLRVCAYPDTLDTSGSGTSKPPVICFKRNKHHKGSIYCVAWSPCGQLLATGSNDKYVKVLPFNPDTCNATGPDLEFSMHDGTIRDLAFMEGPESGGAILISAGAGDCNIYTTDCQRGQGLHALSGHTGHILSLYTWGGWMIASGSQDKTVRFWDLRVPSCVRVVGTAFQGAGSPVASVAVDPSGRLLASGQEDSSCMLYDIRGGRTVQTYRPHSSDVRSVRFSPGAHYLLTGSYDNKVIITDLQGDLTKPLPLTVVGEHADKVIQCRWHTHHLSFLSSSADRTVTLWTQAT, from the exons ATGACGGCTGAGGAGATCATAAATGTAAAGGAAGTGGAGATCATCAAGGTGATGCTGGACTTCCTGAACTCACGCAAGCTGCACATTAGCATGCTGGCCCTGGAGAAGGAGAGCGGGGTCATCAACGGCCTGTACTCAGACGACATGCTCTTCCTCAG GCAGCTCATTCTGGATGGACAGTGGGATGAGGTGTTACAGTTTATTCAGCCTCTTGAGGGTCTGGATAAATTTGACAGAAAAAG GTTCCGCTACATTGTTTCAAAACAGAAGTTTCTGGAAGCTTTGTGTGTGAACAACGCCATGTCTGCCGAAGATGAGCCACAACAT TTGGAGTTGACCATGCAGGAGGCTGTGAAATGTTTGCATGCTCTGGAAGAATTTTGTCCATCTAAAGACGACTACAGCAAGCTTTGCCTTCTCCTGACGCTGCCCCGCCTCACCAACCATGCCGAGTTCAAGGACTGGAACCCGAGTACAGCACGCGTGCAGTGTTTTGAGGAGGCCTGTGGCATGGTGGCGGAGTTTATTCCCGCTGACCGGAAGCTGGGTGAGGCTGGGTTCCGCGCTAGCTCCAACCGTCTATTCCAGCTTCTCATTAAAGGCCTTCTGTACGAATGCTGTGTCGAGTTTTGCCAGAGCAAAGCTACCGGAGAGGAGATCACAGAGAGTGAGATTCTTCTGGGAATAGACATGCTGTGCGGGAACGGCTGCGATGATCTTGACCTGAGCTTGCTTTCTTGGCTCCAGAACCTGTCGCCCAGTGCCTTTTCTTGCGCCTTTGAGCAGAAGATGCTCGATATCCATGTGGATCGACTTGTTAAACCCGCCAAGGCCACTTACGCAGACCTTCTCACTCCACTCATCAGCAAGCTCTCGCCGTACCCTGCATCTCCTCTTCGGCGTCCACAGTCTGCGGACACCTACATGACACGCTCTCTGAACCCAGCGCTGGACGGCCTGTCCTATGGACTCTCTGGCCAAGATAAGAGAGCAGCTGGTACGGACGGAGGTAAAACTTCACCCATGTCACACTCATTCGCTAATTTCCAACACCTGAACCGCAGTGTGATGATGGAGAATTCAGGATGTCACAGCATCTTTGAGGAGTCACCAGAAAG CTCCAGAACTGAAACTCCATCTGATAAAATGATGAGCTCACCCGGACCTCAAAACTCTCGCCCGGTCTCTGCCCCGGGTCAGGATGCCCCAGCCCCTGGGTCTGAGGAGAAGAATGAG TTGCGGGACTCCACAGAACAGTTTCAGGAATATTACAGGCAGCGTTTGCGTGTGCAGCAACATCTGGAACAGAAGCAGCAGCAGAGGGAACTTTACCAGCAGATGCTGCAAGAGGGCGGAGTCCAGCAGCACGAGGCCCCGCCCACCGCCAAGCACAACCTCACAGAAACCTTCCTTACCAG gtCTATTCAGAGACTGGAGGAACTAAATGTGGGAATGGATGATTTGGGAGAAGAGGTGCAGGCTCTCTCTCAGCAGTGTAATGGAGGCAGTAATAACAAAAGTGTAGTGAGAGACACTTCAGCCACACCACAGACACAGGAAGGGTGTGGAGGAACCAGCGATGTGGTCACCAGCACTCCTCAGAGGTCAGTAGGTCAAGCAGCCTGCCCTCCGCCCAGCCAGTCTCCTGTACTGTCCCAGAG TTCCCAGAGAGACAAAACTGGACACGATGACAGTAGTTTGACCTGCTCTAAAGGCCCAGAG AAAGATAAGTCAAAAGCCAGGTTTGTGATGGTCAACACCCTGGAGGATACGCAGGCGGTCCGGGCCGTGGCCTTCCACCCCACAGGGACAATGTACGCTGTCGGCTCCAACTCTAAGATGCTGCGTGTGTGTGCCTATCCTGACACACTGGACACCAG tGGTTCGGGCACAAGTAAACCTCCTGTGATCTGCTTCAAGAGGAACAAGCATCACAAAGGCTCTATATATTGTGTAGCCTGGAGCCCATGTGGACAGCTACTGGCCACCGGCTCCAATGATAAATACGTCAAAGTGCTGCCCTTCAACCCTGATACCTGCAATGCTACAG GACCTGATCTGGAGTTCAGTATGCATGATGGGACTATCAGAGATCTGGCGTTTATGGAGGGTCCTGAGAGCGGAGGGGCGATTTTAATCAGTGCAGGAGCCGGAGACTGTAACATCTATACAACTGACTGCCAGAGAGGACAGGGCCTGCACGCGCTGAGCGgacacacag GTCATATCCTGTCTCTGTACACGTGGGGGGGCTGGATGATAGCGTCCGGCTCTCAGGATAAGACGGTGCGCTTCTGGGACCTGCGAGTGCCCAGCTGTGTGAGAGTGGTGGGGACAGCCTTTCAAGGAGCAG GCAGTCCTGTGGCGTCGGTGGCAGTGGACCCGAGCGGGCGtctgttggcatcagggcaggagGACAGCTCCTGTATGCTGTATGACATCAGAGGCGGGCGCACGGTTCAGACGTACCGGCCTCACTCCAGCGATGTCCGATCGGTGCGTTTCTCCCCCGGCGCTCATTACCTGCTCACAGGATCCTACGACAACAAGGTCATCATCACCGACCTGCAAG GTGACCTGACGAAGCCGCTGCCGTTGACCGTTGTGGGAGAGCATGCTGATAAAGTGATTCAGTGCAGGTGGCACACACATCACCTCTCTTTCCTGTCCTCCTCTGCTGACCGCACGGTCACACTCTGGACACAGGCCACGTAG